In a single window of the Amycolatopsis sp. cg5 genome:
- a CDS encoding mandelate racemase/muconate lactonizing enzyme family protein gives MTKVVKAEAFLVDVEVERTRTDAVQAFLKQETVFVELRTDDGAIGLGYSYTIGTGGSAVLALLKDNLLPRLIGRDARLVESIWRDLFASTRSTTVGAITSLALAAVDTALWDLRCLRAGEPLWRVAGGFDPRIPLYDTETGWLHLSVDELVLGAKAAVDAGWGGIKVKVGKPTAGEDLERLRAIREAVGPRFDLMVDANQSMTCAEAIRRAEAFSSVDLFWLEEPLPADDVSGHARLARSTSVPIAVGESMYSIAQFREYLERGAASIVQVDVARIGGVTPWLKVAHLAEAFNVEVCPHFLMELHVSLTAAIPNGRYVEHIPQLRAITTAEMAVVDGHAVAPETPGLGIAWDRAAMDDRRVA, from the coding sequence GTGACGAAAGTGGTCAAGGCTGAGGCGTTCCTCGTGGACGTCGAGGTCGAGCGCACGCGGACCGACGCGGTGCAGGCGTTTCTCAAGCAGGAGACCGTTTTCGTCGAGCTGCGCACCGACGACGGCGCGATCGGCCTCGGCTACTCGTACACGATCGGCACCGGCGGCAGCGCCGTATTGGCGCTGCTCAAGGACAATCTCCTGCCTCGGTTGATCGGCCGCGACGCGCGGCTGGTCGAGTCGATCTGGCGCGACCTGTTCGCGTCGACCCGCTCGACCACGGTCGGCGCGATCACCTCGCTCGCGCTGGCGGCCGTCGACACCGCGCTGTGGGATCTGCGCTGCCTGCGCGCCGGCGAGCCACTGTGGCGGGTCGCGGGCGGGTTCGATCCGCGGATTCCCTTGTACGACACGGAAACCGGCTGGCTGCACCTGAGCGTCGACGAGCTGGTGCTCGGCGCGAAGGCCGCCGTCGACGCCGGCTGGGGCGGGATCAAGGTCAAGGTCGGCAAGCCGACCGCCGGCGAGGATCTGGAGCGGCTGCGCGCCATCCGCGAGGCCGTCGGCCCGAGGTTCGATCTCATGGTCGACGCCAATCAGTCGATGACCTGCGCCGAGGCGATCCGCCGCGCCGAGGCGTTTTCGAGCGTGGACCTGTTCTGGCTGGAGGAGCCGCTGCCCGCCGACGACGTCAGCGGGCACGCGCGGCTCGCGCGGTCGACCAGCGTCCCGATCGCCGTCGGCGAGTCGATGTACTCGATCGCGCAGTTCCGCGAGTACCTCGAACGCGGCGCGGCGTCGATCGTCCAGGTCGACGTGGCCAGGATCGGCGGGGTCACCCCGTGGCTCAAGGTCGCGCATCTGGCCGAGGCGTTCAACGTCGAGGTCTGCCCGCATTTCCTGATGGAACTGCACGTCAGCCTCACCGCGGCCATCCCGAACGGCCGCTACGTCGAGCACATCCCGCAGCTGCGCGCGATCACGACCGCCGAGATGGCCGTCGTCGACGGGCACGCGGTCGCGCCGGAGACGCCAGGACTCGGCATCGCGTGGGACCGCGCCGCGATGGACGATCGGCGCGTGGCATGA
- a CDS encoding NUDIX domain-containing protein, translated as MKRSAGILLHRSHREVLLGHMGGPFYAKKDDGAWSIPKGEYEPDETPEAAARREFAEELGLPVPDGALVPLGEVKQSGGKLVTIWALEADLDPAQVVPGTFSMEWPPRSGKTQEFPELDRVAWFSLDEARTKLFKSQHAFLDRLTALA; from the coding sequence ATGAAACGCAGCGCCGGCATTCTGCTCCACCGTTCCCACCGCGAGGTCCTGCTCGGCCACATGGGCGGCCCGTTCTACGCGAAGAAGGACGACGGCGCCTGGTCCATCCCCAAGGGCGAGTACGAGCCTGACGAAACCCCCGAAGCCGCGGCGCGCCGGGAGTTCGCCGAGGAACTCGGCCTGCCGGTGCCCGACGGCGCGCTGGTGCCCTTGGGTGAGGTGAAGCAGTCGGGTGGCAAGCTCGTGACGATCTGGGCTTTGGAGGCCGACCTCGATCCGGCCCAGGTCGTGCCCGGCACCTTCTCGATGGAGTGGCCGCCCCGCTCAGGCAAGACCCAGGAGTTCCCCGAACTCGACCGCGTGGCCTGGTTCTCCCTCGACGAAGCCCGCACCAAGCTCTTCAAGTCCCAGCACGCCTTCCTAGATCGCCTAACCGCCCTCGCCTAG
- a CDS encoding NPCBM/NEW2 domain-containing protein, whose translation MRRLLAFLVALSAFTVVPAAEASGQLASPPMGWNSWNAFHCDINEQKIRTAADVLVSSGMRDAGYKYVNIDDCWAEPQRNVMGDLEANRKTFPSGMKALADYVHAKGLKLGIYTSAGTRTCADTMPGGLDHEAVDARTFAAWGVDYLKYDNCNTQGRPASERYKAMGDALKATGRDIVYALCEWGENKPWLWGRTVGAQLWRTTLDIADSWDSMTDILDKQVGLEAYSGPGGWNDPDMLEVGNGGMTDTEYRAHFALWSILNAPLIAGNDLGAMTPETRRILLNRDLIAVNQDWGGKQGHKIRDDGDAEVWAKPMSDGSAAVLLLNRASATRTVSTEISALGLRSRDYKVRDLWTGAETSSAGVVRASVPGHGASVFRVWPSRGVLAPHTTLALDAPELSGKGEPLKTTVTLFNDGTTPVAAARVRFAVPAGWTADGSAEASVPVVLPGKSWQRTFTLKPSAQVPATVSPSVSAEYWSVGGRGSATTSTSTTLATAPGAGTISLSTVDWVSASNGWGPVERNMSNGEQGQGDGHQMRIGTATYDDGLGVHASSHVRFYLGGKCRTLTSLVGVDLEANGGSVKFEVIGDGKSLASSDVVRFRDEAKPLQADVSGVHALDLVVTDGGDGSTSDHGDWANLKVVC comes from the coding sequence ATGCGCCGGTTATTGGCGTTCTTGGTCGCATTGTCGGCTTTCACCGTCGTCCCCGCCGCCGAGGCGAGCGGCCAGCTCGCCTCGCCGCCGATGGGCTGGAACAGCTGGAACGCGTTCCACTGCGACATCAACGAGCAGAAGATCCGCACCGCGGCCGACGTGCTGGTCAGCTCCGGCATGCGCGACGCCGGGTACAAGTACGTGAACATCGACGACTGCTGGGCCGAGCCGCAGCGCAACGTCATGGGTGACCTCGAGGCCAACCGCAAGACATTCCCCAGCGGCATGAAGGCGCTCGCCGACTACGTCCACGCGAAGGGCCTCAAGCTCGGGATCTACACCAGCGCGGGCACCCGCACCTGCGCGGACACCATGCCGGGCGGGCTCGACCACGAGGCCGTCGACGCGCGGACGTTCGCCGCGTGGGGTGTCGACTATCTGAAGTACGACAACTGCAACACCCAGGGCCGCCCGGCGAGCGAGCGATACAAGGCGATGGGCGACGCGCTGAAGGCGACCGGCCGCGACATCGTCTACGCGCTGTGCGAATGGGGCGAGAACAAGCCGTGGCTGTGGGGCCGGACCGTCGGCGCGCAGCTGTGGCGGACGACGCTCGACATCGCCGACAGCTGGGACAGCATGACCGACATCCTCGACAAGCAGGTCGGGCTGGAGGCGTACTCGGGGCCTGGCGGGTGGAACGACCCTGACATGCTCGAAGTCGGCAACGGCGGCATGACGGACACCGAGTACCGCGCGCACTTCGCGTTGTGGTCGATCCTGAACGCGCCGCTGATCGCGGGCAACGACCTGGGCGCGATGACGCCCGAGACCCGCCGCATTCTGCTCAACCGCGACCTGATCGCGGTCAACCAGGACTGGGGTGGCAAGCAGGGCCACAAGATCCGCGACGACGGCGACGCCGAGGTCTGGGCGAAGCCGATGTCCGACGGCTCGGCCGCCGTGCTGCTGCTCAACCGGGCCAGCGCGACCAGGACGGTGTCGACCGAGATTTCCGCGCTGGGCCTGCGTTCACGTGACTACAAGGTCCGCGATCTCTGGACCGGCGCCGAGACGTCGAGCGCCGGGGTCGTGCGGGCGAGCGTGCCTGGTCACGGCGCTTCGGTGTTCCGGGTGTGGCCGTCGCGAGGTGTCTTGGCGCCGCACACGACGTTGGCGCTGGACGCGCCCGAGCTCTCGGGCAAGGGTGAGCCGCTGAAGACGACGGTCACCCTGTTCAACGACGGCACGACCCCGGTGGCGGCGGCGCGCGTGCGCTTCGCGGTGCCCGCGGGCTGGACGGCCGACGGCTCGGCCGAGGCGTCCGTGCCGGTGGTTTTGCCTGGTAAGTCATGGCAGCGGACGTTCACGTTGAAGCCGTCGGCGCAGGTTCCGGCGACCGTTTCGCCCAGTGTGTCCGCGGAGTACTGGTCGGTCGGCGGGCGCGGCTCGGCGACGACCAGCACGTCGACCACGCTGGCCACGGCGCCGGGAGCGGGCACGATCTCTTTGTCCACAGTGGACTGGGTGAGCGCGTCCAACGGCTGGGGCCCGGTCGAGCGGAACATGAGCAACGGCGAGCAGGGCCAGGGCGACGGTCACCAGATGCGTATCGGCACCGCGACCTACGACGACGGCCTCGGCGTGCACGCGAGTTCGCACGTGCGTTTCTATCTGGGCGGCAAATGCCGGACCCTGACGTCACTGGTCGGCGTCGACCTGGAGGCCAATGGCGGCAGCGTGAAGTTCGAGGTCATCGGCGACGGCAAGTCGCTCGCCTCCTCGGACGTCGTGCGCTTCCGCGACGAAGCGAAGCCGTTGCAGGCCGATGTGTCCGGTGTGCACGCTTTGGATCTCGTGGTGACCGACGGCGGCGACGGGTCCACTTCGGACCACGGCGACTGGGCGAACCTCAAGGTGGTGTGTTAG
- a CDS encoding WhiB family transcriptional regulator: protein MPMDHIDWRENAACRDIEPELFFPVSERGPGARQVAQAKAVCGACPVRAKCLDYALDNGLTSGIFGGATETERRNLLRRSRAA, encoded by the coding sequence ATGCCCATGGACCACATCGACTGGCGCGAAAACGCCGCCTGCCGCGACATCGAACCCGAGCTCTTCTTCCCGGTCTCCGAACGGGGCCCCGGCGCTCGCCAGGTCGCGCAGGCGAAAGCCGTGTGCGGGGCGTGCCCGGTACGCGCGAAGTGCCTTGACTACGCGCTCGACAACGGGCTCACCTCCGGCATCTTCGGTGGCGCCACCGAAACCGAACGCCGGAACCTGCTTCGCCGCAGCCGCGCCGCTTGA
- a CDS encoding SRPBCC domain-containing protein: protein MDDTLRLEITRIFDAPRDLVFRAWTDPAQLTRWFGPRGMTTPLDTIRVDLRPGGEWRACMVRDSDGFEAPAGGLYREVVEPERLVFTWGIEVLGTIEESLVTIVFDDVGGKTKMSFTQVGFPTTASRDEHEGGWTETFERLASLTSERG, encoded by the coding sequence ATGGATGACACCCTCCGGCTCGAGATCACGCGGATCTTCGACGCGCCGAGGGACCTGGTGTTCCGGGCGTGGACCGATCCCGCGCAGCTCACCCGCTGGTTCGGGCCACGCGGCATGACCACCCCGCTCGACACCATCCGCGTCGACCTCCGGCCCGGTGGCGAGTGGCGGGCCTGCATGGTCCGCGACTCCGACGGCTTCGAGGCGCCGGCGGGCGGGCTCTACCGCGAGGTCGTCGAACCGGAGCGGCTCGTTTTCACCTGGGGTATCGAGGTGCTGGGCACGATCGAAGAATCGCTGGTCACCATCGTGTTCGATGATGTCGGCGGTAAAACGAAGATGAGCTTCACCCAGGTCGGATTCCCGACCACCGCGAGCCGCGACGAGCATGAGGGCGGCTGGACGGAGACGTTCGAGCGACTGGCTTCGCTCACAAGTGAACGGGGATGA
- a CDS encoding sugar ABC transporter substrate-binding protein gives MPTRKLAVMVLLLGLTASCSTRGANTGAAAPQPAKPADSVKVALVPGGPHAYFQDWKPAGQRAKADFKLGAVTFDETSQWDQAKQNSVLNALASQGYTAFGVFGVSPTDINSTFSDLKARGATVASLGSCPAGDKVDADFCLSTDVGDAAYKAAKAAIEAMGGKGTLVHLTGNNVDSNTQRRIAGVRKAVEEAGVTLLTTITDVDKDLQSAQKAVSDLLSAHGKDIQGIVTTAYNPAVAAAAGVKASGLPVKVVAIDDAPETLAGIRDGSVAATVAQNPAGQAYVGTQVLTKLATGACTLKQPGVTVDSGSFVVTAKTVATFDAERQAKTAQLTTQFDQLLTCKETR, from the coding sequence ATGCCGACCCGCAAGCTCGCCGTGATGGTCCTGCTCCTCGGCCTCACCGCGTCCTGCAGCACCCGGGGCGCGAACACCGGCGCGGCCGCGCCCCAGCCAGCCAAACCGGCCGATTCGGTCAAGGTCGCGCTGGTCCCCGGCGGCCCGCACGCGTACTTCCAGGACTGGAAACCGGCAGGTCAGCGCGCCAAGGCCGACTTCAAGCTCGGCGCGGTCACCTTCGACGAGACGAGCCAGTGGGACCAGGCGAAGCAGAACAGCGTGCTCAACGCGCTGGCCTCGCAGGGATACACGGCGTTCGGCGTCTTCGGGGTGTCCCCGACGGACATCAACAGCACCTTCAGCGACCTGAAAGCCCGCGGCGCCACCGTCGCCTCGCTGGGTTCCTGTCCGGCGGGTGACAAGGTCGACGCCGATTTCTGCCTGTCGACCGACGTCGGCGACGCCGCGTACAAGGCGGCGAAGGCGGCCATCGAGGCGATGGGCGGCAAGGGCACCCTGGTGCACCTCACCGGCAACAACGTCGACTCCAACACCCAGCGCCGGATCGCCGGTGTGCGCAAGGCCGTCGAGGAAGCCGGGGTCACCCTGCTGACCACGATCACCGACGTCGACAAGGACCTGCAGTCGGCGCAGAAGGCCGTGTCCGACCTGCTTTCCGCGCACGGCAAGGACATCCAGGGCATCGTCACCACCGCGTACAACCCGGCCGTCGCCGCGGCCGCCGGGGTGAAGGCCTCCGGCCTGCCGGTCAAGGTGGTCGCGATCGACGACGCGCCCGAGACGCTCGCCGGGATCCGCGACGGCTCGGTCGCGGCCACGGTCGCGCAGAATCCCGCAGGTCAGGCCTATGTCGGCACGCAGGTGCTGACCAAGCTCGCGACCGGCGCCTGCACGCTCAAGCAGCCCGGCGTGACCGTCGACTCCGGTTCGTTCGTGGTCACCGCCAAGACGGTCGCGACGTTCGACGCCGAGCGGCAGGCCAAGACCGCCCAGCTCACCACCCAGTTCGACCAACTGCTGACCTGCAAGGAGACCCGGTGA
- a CDS encoding glycoside hydrolase N-terminal domain-containing protein → MTNSRRTFLKLTGAGLALSGLRPFEAHAEPARPEDVDFVAAGQASTLWYPSPATEAKIMEQALPVGNGRLGALTGGDPANDFLYLADASLWSGDANDALQDDGQFPYETTKFGTFSVLAKLRITIPAHAKFTGYRRQLDLSNGVVSASYTVNGTRFTREVYASHPDDVVIVRLGGGPQSGTITLEGTHGEKVADASFSAALPNGLKYAAVVSATGSGKVAVKGADVTFTDCRDLLIVFSGGTNYSADAAKGFRTAGDPLAIAKTKARTATAASASALLATHVKDYQSLYNRQTIDLGRSTRTQRELDSWSRIAVRYTSGQPDPELEASYLQFGRYLTITSSRDSLPINLQGLWLHTNNPDWMADYHTDINVQMNYWLADRAGLSPCFDAFADYCVSQLSSWSSVTQKLFNDPRNRFRNTSGKIAGWAVAFSTNTHGGLGWWWHPGGNAWLCNSLWQHYEFTQDRDYLRKIYPLLKGACEFWESRLITMTVRGREVLVDDNDWSPEHGPQDAKGITYAQEIVWDLFQSFRAATAALGVDAAYATTIKGLQDRLYLPEVSPKTGWLQEWMSQDNLGETTHRHLSPLVGFFPGDRIAADTSPPALLDGVRNLLIARGMESYGWSCSWRALCWARLKDADRAYQSVLNVMRPSINMGNGTAANFFDMYANGDHMLFQIDANLGAPSAMLEMLVYSRPGVIELLPALPGAWATGKVTGVGARGGFTVDVAWSGGKVTRATIRSVGGTKTEIRAGSWRRTVTLRAGESVTVTP, encoded by the coding sequence ATGACCAACTCCCGCCGTACGTTCCTCAAACTGACCGGCGCGGGCCTCGCGCTGAGCGGACTCCGTCCGTTCGAAGCCCATGCCGAACCAGCCAGACCCGAAGACGTCGACTTCGTCGCGGCAGGCCAGGCCAGCACGCTCTGGTACCCCTCGCCGGCGACCGAGGCGAAGATCATGGAACAGGCGCTGCCCGTCGGCAACGGCAGGCTCGGCGCACTCACCGGTGGCGACCCGGCAAACGATTTCCTCTACCTCGCCGACGCCTCGCTCTGGTCGGGCGACGCCAACGACGCGTTGCAGGACGATGGGCAATTCCCTTACGAGACAACGAAGTTCGGCACGTTCAGCGTGCTGGCCAAGCTGCGGATCACGATACCGGCGCACGCCAAGTTCACCGGCTACCGCAGGCAGCTCGACCTGAGCAACGGCGTGGTGTCGGCGAGCTACACCGTCAACGGCACCCGCTTCACCCGCGAGGTCTACGCGAGCCACCCCGATGACGTAGTGATCGTCCGGCTCGGTGGCGGTCCGCAGTCGGGCACGATCACACTCGAGGGCACGCACGGCGAGAAAGTCGCCGACGCGTCGTTCAGCGCGGCGCTGCCGAACGGCCTGAAGTACGCGGCCGTGGTGAGCGCGACCGGGTCCGGCAAGGTCGCGGTCAAGGGCGCCGATGTCACCTTCACCGACTGCCGCGACCTGCTGATCGTCTTCAGCGGCGGCACGAACTACTCGGCCGACGCCGCCAAGGGCTTCCGCACGGCCGGTGATCCGCTCGCCATCGCGAAGACCAAGGCACGCACCGCGACGGCCGCGAGCGCGTCGGCGCTGCTCGCGACGCACGTCAAGGACTACCAGTCGCTCTACAACCGGCAGACGATCGACCTCGGCCGGTCGACCCGGACGCAGCGCGAGCTGGACTCGTGGTCGCGCATCGCCGTCCGCTACACCTCCGGCCAGCCGGACCCCGAGCTGGAAGCGAGCTATCTGCAGTTCGGGCGCTACCTGACGATCACGTCGTCGCGCGACAGCCTGCCGATCAACCTGCAGGGTCTTTGGCTGCACACCAACAATCCGGACTGGATGGCGGACTACCACACCGACATCAACGTCCAGATGAACTACTGGCTGGCCGACCGCGCCGGGCTTTCGCCCTGTTTCGACGCGTTCGCCGACTATTGCGTCTCGCAGCTGAGTTCCTGGTCGTCGGTCACCCAGAAGCTGTTCAACGACCCGCGTAACCGCTTCCGCAACACCAGCGGCAAGATCGCGGGCTGGGCGGTCGCGTTCTCGACGAACACCCACGGCGGGCTCGGCTGGTGGTGGCATCCCGGCGGCAACGCGTGGCTGTGCAACTCGCTGTGGCAGCACTACGAGTTCACCCAGGACCGCGACTACCTGCGCAAGATCTACCCGCTGCTCAAGGGCGCGTGCGAGTTCTGGGAATCGCGGCTGATCACGATGACCGTGCGCGGGCGCGAGGTGCTCGTCGACGACAACGACTGGTCGCCGGAGCACGGCCCGCAGGACGCCAAGGGCATCACCTACGCGCAGGAGATCGTCTGGGACCTGTTCCAGAGCTTCCGCGCGGCGACGGCGGCGCTCGGTGTCGACGCCGCGTACGCGACCACGATCAAGGGCCTGCAAGATCGGCTCTATCTGCCCGAGGTCAGCCCGAAGACCGGCTGGCTGCAGGAATGGATGAGCCAGGACAACCTCGGCGAGACCACGCACCGGCACCTTTCGCCGCTCGTCGGGTTCTTCCCCGGCGACCGGATCGCCGCGGACACCTCTCCCCCGGCACTGCTCGACGGCGTGCGGAACCTGCTGATCGCGCGCGGCATGGAGAGCTACGGCTGGTCGTGCTCGTGGCGCGCGCTGTGCTGGGCGCGGCTCAAGGACGCCGACCGCGCGTACCAGTCGGTGCTCAACGTCATGCGGCCGTCGATCAACATGGGCAACGGCACCGCGGCGAACTTCTTCGACATGTACGCCAACGGCGACCACATGCTGTTCCAGATCGACGCCAACCTCGGCGCGCCGTCGGCGATGCTGGAGATGCTCGTCTACTCGCGGCCCGGCGTGATCGAGCTGCTGCCCGCCCTGCCCGGCGCCTGGGCCACCGGCAAGGTCACCGGCGTCGGGGCGCGCGGCGGGTTCACCGTCGACGTCGCCTGGTCCGGCGGCAAGGTCACCCGCGCGACCATTCGCAGCGTCGGTGGCACCAAGACCGAGATCCGCGCCGGATCGTGGCGCCGCACCGTCACTTTGCGCGCAGGCGAATCCGTCACCGTTACCCCGTAA
- a CDS encoding ABC transporter permease: MTVLAPKRVLADQRTGLVALIAALVVVFGSLRAGFFDERFVLFPLLRDITTLTVVGLAQLAVLSIGHLNIAVGRMAAFGAMFMGLAYDNWHLPLYAGLALGLIAGAAIGALTGLIITTSGVNSFVVTLAMDFALLGLISLVYSEFTTSAAFVSKPAGMAELRQYSFAEVCAGEVCGSGAVPQLFVFALIAMALVGYLFRRARAGREMLMVGTNPVAAELSGIDVPRRIVGAHALSGALAALAGFLLAVTSGSFTAGIGSEFMLPSFLGPVLGGTLLTGGAVSIIGTFLGTSLTQVIRQGLTMLGASVESLSLSLGAILLAALSLDRIRHVIGERRAVRR; the protein is encoded by the coding sequence ATGACCGTCCTCGCGCCCAAGCGGGTGCTCGCCGACCAGCGCACCGGGCTGGTCGCGCTGATCGCGGCGCTGGTAGTGGTCTTCGGCTCACTGCGCGCGGGCTTCTTCGACGAGCGGTTCGTGCTTTTCCCGCTGCTGCGCGACATCACGACGTTGACCGTGGTCGGGCTCGCGCAGCTCGCGGTGCTGTCGATCGGGCATCTCAACATCGCCGTCGGGCGGATGGCCGCGTTCGGCGCGATGTTCATGGGACTCGCGTACGACAACTGGCACCTCCCGCTCTACGCCGGGCTGGCTCTCGGGCTGATCGCCGGTGCCGCGATCGGCGCGCTGACCGGGTTGATCATCACCACGTCCGGGGTGAACTCGTTCGTCGTGACGCTCGCGATGGACTTCGCGCTGCTCGGCCTGATTTCGTTGGTGTACTCGGAATTCACCACCTCGGCGGCGTTCGTCTCGAAGCCCGCCGGGATGGCCGAGCTGCGGCAGTACTCGTTCGCGGAGGTCTGCGCGGGCGAGGTGTGCGGGTCCGGCGCGGTGCCGCAGCTGTTCGTGTTCGCGCTGATCGCGATGGCGCTGGTCGGCTACCTGTTCCGGCGGGCACGCGCGGGCCGGGAGATGCTGATGGTCGGCACGAACCCGGTCGCGGCGGAACTGTCCGGGATCGACGTGCCGCGCCGGATCGTCGGCGCGCACGCGCTGTCCGGCGCGCTGGCCGCGCTGGCGGGCTTCCTGCTGGCGGTGACCAGCGGCTCGTTCACCGCGGGCATCGGCTCGGAGTTCATGCTGCCGTCGTTCCTCGGGCCGGTGCTCGGCGGGACGCTGCTGACCGGCGGCGCCGTGTCGATCATCGGGACGTTCCTCGGCACTTCACTGACGCAGGTCATCCGGCAGGGACTGACGATGCTCGGCGCGAGCGTCGAAAGCCTGTCGTTGTCCTTGGGCGCGATCCTGCTGGCGGCGTTGTCGCTGGACCGGATCCGGCACGTCATCGGCGAGCGACGGGCGGTGCGCCGATGA
- a CDS encoding ArsR/SmtB family transcription factor, translated as MSDQLSGIFSALADPTRRAMLARLAGGEASVTELAEPFEMSLPAISKHLKVLERAGLITRGREAQWRPCRLEAGPLGAAADWLERYRMFWDSSFDRLDDHLRAIQKGKSDG; from the coding sequence GTGTCAGACCAGCTCAGCGGCATCTTCTCGGCACTCGCCGACCCGACGCGCCGCGCGATGCTCGCGCGGCTGGCGGGCGGTGAAGCTTCGGTGACGGAGCTGGCCGAGCCGTTCGAGATGAGCCTTCCCGCCATCTCGAAGCATTTGAAGGTGCTCGAACGAGCCGGGCTCATCACCCGGGGGCGCGAGGCGCAATGGCGGCCGTGCCGGCTGGAGGCGGGCCCGCTCGGCGCCGCCGCGGACTGGCTGGAGAGGTATCGCATGTTCTGGGACAGCAGTTTCGATCGCCTCGACGACCACCTGCGCGCGATCCAGAAAGGGAAAAGCGATGGATGA
- a CDS encoding ferrous iron transport protein A, which translates to MKLSFALGTRVVVRYRVEGGFTDALGYLRALDETTCEVETKRGLSNIALDDIVAAKAVPPPPARR; encoded by the coding sequence GTGAAGCTCAGCTTCGCATTGGGCACCCGGGTTGTCGTGCGCTACCGCGTCGAGGGCGGCTTCACCGACGCCCTCGGCTATCTCCGCGCGCTCGACGAGACCACCTGCGAGGTCGAAACCAAGCGGGGCCTGTCGAACATCGCGCTCGACGACATCGTGGCCGCGAAGGCCGTTCCGCCGCCACCGGCCCGCCGATGA
- a CDS encoding glutaredoxin family protein, whose amino-acid sequence MRKLTVYGASWCPDVKRSRALLDAGEVEYDYIDVEADEAAEKAVRELQGGNRRIPTLVWPDGTHLVEPTDPELTAHLDGR is encoded by the coding sequence GTGCGGAAACTGACCGTTTACGGCGCCAGCTGGTGCCCCGACGTGAAGCGCAGCCGAGCGCTGCTGGACGCCGGTGAAGTCGAGTACGACTACATCGACGTCGAAGCGGACGAAGCCGCCGAGAAGGCCGTCAGGGAACTCCAGGGCGGCAACCGCCGGATCCCGACGCTGGTCTGGCCGGACGGCACGCACCTGGTCGAGCCGACCGACCCCGAGCTGACCGCGCATCTGGACGGCCGGTGA
- a CDS encoding DUF899 domain-containing protein, with amino-acid sequence MKMPQVVSAEEWQEARDALLVKEKALTKAQDALAAERRRLPMVEWDAGYVFEGPDGKTTLLDLFEGRRQLIVYHFMPFTEAGPCPGCSFVVDTMGRQEPLHDRDISRVVTSMATVDEIGAMKKRMEWTVPWYSALGSTFTDDCGVVSFGVSVFLREGDKVYRTYFTTDRGGDQLLSTLRYIDLTPLGRQEAWEEESRGDDGPGYWWRPHDEY; translated from the coding sequence ATGAAAATGCCACAGGTCGTTTCCGCCGAAGAATGGCAGGAAGCCCGTGACGCACTGCTGGTGAAGGAAAAGGCGCTCACCAAGGCGCAGGACGCGCTGGCCGCCGAACGCCGCAGGCTGCCGATGGTCGAGTGGGACGCCGGCTACGTCTTCGAAGGCCCGGACGGCAAGACCACGCTGCTCGACCTGTTCGAGGGCAGGCGCCAGCTGATCGTCTACCACTTCATGCCGTTCACCGAGGCAGGCCCGTGCCCCGGCTGTTCCTTCGTGGTCGACACGATGGGCCGCCAGGAGCCGCTGCACGACCGCGACATCTCACGCGTGGTCACCTCGATGGCGACCGTCGACGAGATCGGCGCCATGAAGAAGCGCATGGAGTGGACCGTCCCGTGGTACTCCGCGCTGGGCAGCACGTTCACCGACGACTGCGGTGTCGTCAGCTTCGGCGTCAGCGTCTTCCTGCGCGAGGGCGACAAGGTCTACCGCACGTACTTCACCACCGACCGCGGCGGCGACCAGCTCCTGTCGACCCTGCGCTACATCGACCTCACCCCGCTCGGCCGCCAGGAGGCCTGGGAAGAGGAGAGCCGCGGCGACGACGGCCCCGGCTACTGGTGGCGCCCTCACGACGAGTACTGA